One region of Gemmatimonadales bacterium genomic DNA includes:
- a CDS encoding histidine kinase has protein sequence MASLRTGSWRIVALALFAGVFLTAQPMLMNEAVGHHMTLRNVVLEMLFWVVWAGYTPIVLAAANRWPLGLDIRARELVPHVVVSVVLSPIADYTYIALVPTWRLLTGHLTLAQYPAQFTNLGGAQIWGFFMGMLYYWALLVLLTTFRFRALYADTERALTASKLDALRSQLRPHFLFNTLNAISVLARQDPDKAQQMLLRLSSLLRRSLDETAHEVPLRQELAFLDDYLDIQRVRFGDKLQVRMDIDPAVMDVRVPVFLLQPLVENSLQHGVADDGSSFVAIDATERDGTLLLLLTDDGVRAASPGAKVGVGLGNTRSRLEHLYGGRASIEVVPRRGHGTQVDIRIPL, from the coding sequence ATGGCTTCGCTCCGGACTGGTTCGTGGCGCATCGTGGCGCTGGCGCTCTTCGCCGGCGTCTTTCTCACCGCGCAGCCGATGCTCATGAACGAAGCCGTCGGGCATCACATGACGCTCCGCAATGTGGTGCTGGAGATGCTCTTCTGGGTCGTCTGGGCCGGGTACACGCCAATTGTTCTCGCCGCAGCCAATCGTTGGCCTCTCGGTCTGGACATTCGCGCGCGTGAGCTGGTGCCGCACGTCGTGGTATCGGTCGTCCTGTCGCCGATCGCCGATTACACCTACATCGCGCTCGTGCCGACGTGGCGTCTGCTCACCGGTCACCTGACGCTGGCGCAGTACCCGGCGCAATTCACCAATCTCGGCGGCGCCCAGATCTGGGGTTTCTTCATGGGGATGCTCTACTACTGGGCCCTCCTCGTGCTGCTGACGACCTTCCGCTTTCGCGCCCTGTACGCCGACACCGAACGCGCGCTGACGGCTAGCAAGCTCGATGCGTTGCGATCGCAGCTGCGGCCCCACTTTCTCTTCAACACGCTCAATGCGATCTCGGTCCTCGCGCGGCAGGACCCCGACAAGGCGCAACAGATGCTGTTGCGGTTGTCGTCCCTGCTGCGCCGCAGCCTCGACGAGACCGCGCACGAGGTGCCGCTGCGCCAGGAACTGGCATTTCTCGACGACTATCTCGACATCCAGCGCGTCCGGTTTGGCGACAAGCTCCAGGTTCGCATGGACATCGATCCGGCGGTGATGGACGTGCGGGTGCCGGTCTTCCTCCTCCAGCCGCTGGTCGAGAATTCGCTGCAGCACGGCGTCGCCGATGACGGCTCGTCGTTCGTCGCGATCGACGCGACCGAGCGCGACGGCACGTTGCTGCTCCTGTTGACCGACGACGGCGTGCGCGCCGCGTCTCCTGGCGCGAAAGTCGGTGTCGGGCTGGGAAACACCCGCTCGCGGCTGGAACATCTGTACGGCGGGCGTGCGTCGATCGAGGTCGTCCCGCGACGGGGGCACGGGACGCAGGTCGACATCCGGATTCCGCTGTGA
- a CDS encoding LytTR family DNA-binding domain-containing protein, whose translation MKLLIVDDEPLARQGLRREISRLPGTVIVGECGTRAEAVTAIVERRPDVVLLDIQLGRGTAFEIIEEIGAEVMPVVIFVTAYDRHAIKAFEVHALDYLLKPVDPERLRDAIDRASMQIAREPRRGSAGRLEAVIDAVGPSPAQGTPLSRLVVRDGERLVFVDAGKVEWVESAGNQVRVHAGGRSYTLRTTMDRLERRLASRGDFIRVRRSALVNIRAVSALERYAKGMYTVRLTSGATVTSSRYHQENLRKLITPA comes from the coding sequence GTGAAGCTCCTCATCGTCGACGACGAACCGCTGGCACGGCAGGGGCTTCGTCGGGAGATCAGTCGCCTTCCCGGGACGGTGATCGTCGGCGAATGTGGCACGCGTGCCGAGGCGGTGACGGCGATCGTCGAACGCCGGCCCGACGTGGTGCTGCTCGATATCCAGCTGGGTCGCGGCACCGCGTTCGAGATCATCGAGGAGATCGGCGCCGAGGTGATGCCGGTGGTGATCTTCGTCACGGCGTACGACCGGCATGCGATCAAGGCGTTCGAGGTGCACGCGCTCGACTATCTCCTCAAGCCGGTCGATCCCGAGCGGCTGCGCGATGCGATCGATCGTGCGTCGATGCAGATCGCGCGTGAACCGCGGCGCGGCAGTGCGGGCCGGCTCGAGGCGGTGATCGATGCGGTGGGTCCCTCGCCCGCTCAAGGGACTCCCCTCTCACGCCTCGTTGTGCGCGACGGCGAGCGGCTGGTCTTCGTCGATGCCGGGAAGGTCGAATGGGTCGAAAGCGCCGGGAATCAGGTCCGCGTGCATGCCGGCGGCCGGAGCTACACGCTGCGCACCACGATGGACCGGCTCGAGCGCAGGCTCGCCAGCCGCGGCGATTTCATCCGGGTACGACGTTCGGCGCTGGTGAATATCCGCGCTGTCTCGGCGCTCGAACGGTACGCCAAGGGGATGTACACCGTCCGGCTGACCAGCGGTGCGACAGTCACATCGAGCCGCTATCACCAGGAGAACCTGCGGAAGCTGATTACTCCCGCCTGA
- a CDS encoding ABC transporter permease: protein MFDSIVRDIRFALRTLRQYPIFTVVAVLTIGLGIGATAAIFSVVDGVLLRSLDYDAPQQLVQLVGAGTGDNQQTQFSFPDFRDLRTSSRSLTEVASFRYWLFNLSGGDHPESTLGIYVGDSIFDVLRVHPAMGRLFTGGTESTSYPEEAVISDRIWHERFNADRAIVGKAAIIDGKPRTIVGVLPAKFQFPDLVPSAVPMPSHAPDVYLPLGHESANDLDNRGNNNYWVIARIRPGAETSVAADLGRIARTLAHDHPDQDRDLVFRGSPLQEQITAPARRPIGILFGAVLFVLMIACANVGGLLLARSSQREREIGIRTALGASPGRLARQLLTESILLALIGGVVGILLATWGVALLRAIAPNNIPRVGEIAVNGRVLLFAVAASAVTGMLFGFAPVLQQRGTGPIDALREGSRGTSHRGLRKMRAALVIGEVALAVMLLTGAGLLLRSFSAIATIDPGVDPRNVMTMITLLTSRFDDATSARFDRDVVTQLNRIPGVVSAASINTLPMSNLGNSTTAEAVEHPYANVSDLPSVGYRTIGGAYFATMRIPFIEGHDFDALRDTAKSPAPVAILNQTAARLFFPDGNPVGRKIRVMNGDTTAKVVIGVVHDVHGEALDQPAKPEVFYPFAQGPDPIISLAIRTQGDPHLLLPKIRHAIAGVDADQAFYAERTMGDLMAASVAVRRFSLTLVAGFAVLALLLSAVGLYGVIAFSVAQRTRELGIRAALGAERGGIMALVLKEGGFLAVSGLVVGFAGSLALSRVLNGMLFKVGSNDPLTRIGVLLFLGAVVMVACAVPAMRAARVDPVEALRRE, encoded by the coding sequence ATGTTCGATTCGATCGTTCGCGACATCCGTTTTGCCCTCCGGACCCTGCGCCAGTATCCGATCTTCACCGTCGTCGCGGTGCTCACCATCGGACTCGGCATCGGTGCGACCGCTGCCATCTTCTCGGTGGTCGACGGTGTCCTCCTCCGATCGCTCGACTATGACGCACCGCAACAGCTGGTGCAGCTCGTCGGTGCCGGCACCGGCGACAATCAGCAAACCCAGTTTTCGTTCCCCGACTTCCGCGACCTTCGCACGTCGTCGCGCTCGCTGACAGAGGTCGCGAGCTTTCGCTACTGGCTGTTCAACCTGAGTGGCGGCGACCATCCTGAATCGACACTCGGGATCTACGTCGGTGACTCCATCTTCGACGTGTTGCGGGTCCACCCCGCCATGGGGCGGCTCTTCACCGGCGGGACCGAGTCGACCAGCTATCCCGAGGAAGCGGTCATCAGTGATCGCATCTGGCACGAACGGTTCAACGCCGATCGCGCGATTGTCGGCAAGGCGGCGATCATCGACGGGAAGCCGCGCACCATCGTCGGCGTGCTCCCCGCGAAGTTCCAGTTCCCCGACCTGGTGCCGTCGGCGGTGCCGATGCCCTCTCACGCGCCGGATGTCTATCTCCCGCTCGGCCACGAAAGCGCAAACGATCTCGACAATCGCGGCAACAACAACTACTGGGTGATCGCGCGGATCAGACCGGGCGCCGAGACCTCCGTCGCGGCCGATCTCGGCCGGATCGCGCGCACGCTGGCGCACGACCATCCTGATCAGGATCGTGATCTGGTGTTCAGGGGATCGCCGCTGCAGGAGCAGATCACCGCGCCGGCGCGCCGGCCGATCGGCATCCTCTTCGGCGCAGTGCTGTTCGTGCTGATGATTGCGTGCGCCAACGTCGGCGGCCTCCTCCTCGCCCGCTCCTCGCAGCGTGAACGCGAAATCGGCATTCGTACCGCGCTCGGTGCGTCGCCGGGACGCCTGGCGCGCCAGCTCCTCACCGAGAGTATCCTCCTCGCGCTGATCGGCGGGGTCGTCGGGATCCTGCTCGCCACCTGGGGCGTGGCACTCCTTCGCGCCATCGCGCCGAACAACATTCCCCGGGTTGGCGAGATCGCCGTCAACGGCCGGGTCCTTCTCTTTGCGGTGGCGGCGTCCGCGGTCACCGGCATGCTCTTCGGCTTCGCCCCGGTACTGCAGCAACGTGGCACCGGGCCGATCGACGCGTTGCGCGAAGGGAGCCGCGGCACCAGCCATCGCGGCCTGCGGAAGATGCGCGCAGCGCTGGTGATCGGCGAAGTGGCGCTCGCGGTGATGCTGCTCACCGGCGCCGGCCTGCTGCTGCGGTCGTTCAGCGCCATCGCGACGATCGACCCCGGCGTCGATCCCAGGAATGTGATGACAATGATCACGCTGTTGACATCGCGATTCGATGACGCCACATCGGCGCGATTCGACCGGGATGTGGTCACGCAGCTCAACCGCATCCCCGGCGTCGTGTCGGCGGCGTCGATCAATACGCTGCCGATGAGCAATCTGGGCAACTCCACCACCGCCGAGGCGGTGGAACATCCGTATGCCAACGTGAGCGACCTGCCGTCGGTGGGATATCGCACGATCGGCGGTGCGTACTTCGCCACGATGCGGATCCCGTTCATCGAGGGGCATGATTTCGACGCGCTGCGCGACACCGCGAAGTCGCCCGCGCCGGTTGCCATCCTCAACCAGACTGCCGCGCGGCTCTTCTTCCCCGACGGCAACCCGGTCGGCCGCAAGATCCGCGTGATGAACGGCGACACGACGGCGAAGGTCGTGATCGGCGTGGTCCATGACGTCCACGGCGAAGCACTCGACCAGCCGGCCAAGCCCGAAGTCTTCTATCCATTTGCCCAGGGGCCCGATCCGATCATCTCGCTCGCCATCCGGACGCAGGGCGACCCGCATCTCCTGCTGCCGAAGATCCGTCATGCGATCGCCGGCGTCGATGCCGATCAGGCGTTCTATGCCGAGCGGACGATGGGCGATCTGATGGCGGCGTCAGTGGCGGTGCGGCGCTTCTCGCTCACGCTGGTGGCGGGATTCGCGGTGCTGGCGCTCCTGCTCTCGGCGGTGGGCCTCTACGGCGTGATCGCCTTCTCGGTGGCGCAGCGCACCCGCGAGCTCGGCATTCGTGCGGCCCTCGGCGCCGAGCGCGGCGGGATCATGGCGCTGGTGCTGAAGGAGGGAGGATTCCTGGCGGTGAGCGGGCTGGTCGTCGGCTTCGCGGGATCGCTCGCGCTGTCGCGCGTGCTGAATGGAATGCTCTTCAAGGTCGGATCGAACGATCCGCTGACACGCATCGGCGTGCTCCTCTTCCTCGGAGCGGTCGTGATGGTGGCGTGCGCGGTGCCGGCGATGCGCGCCGCGCGAGTCGATCCGGTGGAGGCACTCAGGCGGGAGTAA
- a CDS encoding PadR family transcriptional regulator: MSGDQSKDWLHGTLDVLVLKALSGGPRHGYAVARWLEDTTGDRLQIEDGSLYPALYRMERKKWVEASWGMSELGRKAKLYRLTPRGRKQLQLETSDWNDYVSIVSLVLLTATGAGPDR; the protein is encoded by the coding sequence ATGTCCGGCGATCAGTCCAAGGATTGGCTTCACGGTACCCTCGATGTCCTCGTGCTCAAGGCGTTGAGCGGGGGACCGCGTCACGGCTACGCCGTCGCGCGCTGGCTTGAAGACACCACCGGCGACCGGCTGCAGATCGAGGACGGGTCGCTCTATCCGGCGCTCTACCGCATGGAGCGGAAGAAATGGGTCGAAGCGTCGTGGGGGATGTCGGAGCTCGGCCGCAAGGCAAAGCTCTACCGGCTCACCCCCCGCGGCCGCAAGCAGCTGCAGCTCGAGACATCGGACTGGAACGACTACGTGAGCATCGTGTCGCTGGTCCTCCTGACTGCGACCGGCGCAGGACCCGACCGGTGA